In one Chryseobacterium camelliae genomic region, the following are encoded:
- a CDS encoding glycosyltransferase, translated as MAEKKKILIRIGSLRHGGAEKVLVTFLKNLPEDQYEIDLLLNLYSGKYLSEVPEWINIIYLNKGEMITTNRIQDIPRKIYRVIYQHLLKKFPKLLYKGKLKRKQYDIEFAAIHGMCDEILNSPLKNSKKIVWIHNDLSEVKGYNNEEIRKFFGFDSIMVISEKIKDTFLSLAQSEAEKLKIEKIYNPLDTEEILTKAEKPVLNYHFAPAVPTFISVGTVFPQKGFDRLLKVHKRLLDEGFKHKILIIGDGYDFENIKALKSELGVDNTATMLGFTDNPYPYFKHSDFYILSSRYEGFPTVLFEAITLKKKIIATEVSGVKEMLNNGEIGMIVENSEEGIYSGMKKAFENPEQFNSYAEHLKHYKMSFSLENSVHSIMKIIDGL; from the coding sequence ATGGCAGAAAAGAAAAAAATACTGATTCGGATAGGTTCTCTTCGACACGGAGGAGCCGAAAAAGTATTGGTCACTTTTCTTAAAAACCTTCCGGAAGACCAATACGAAATCGATCTTCTACTCAATTTATATTCCGGGAAATATCTTAGCGAAGTTCCTGAATGGATCAATATCATCTACCTGAACAAAGGTGAAATGATCACTACCAACCGAATTCAGGATATCCCAAGAAAAATATACCGGGTAATTTATCAGCATCTATTAAAGAAATTTCCGAAGCTTCTTTACAAAGGAAAATTAAAGAGAAAACAATACGACATCGAATTTGCTGCCATTCATGGAATGTGCGACGAAATTTTAAATTCTCCGCTAAAAAATTCTAAAAAAATCGTTTGGATTCATAATGATCTTTCGGAAGTGAAAGGTTACAATAATGAGGAAATCAGAAAATTTTTCGGCTTTGATTCCATTATGGTGATCTCGGAAAAAATTAAAGACACCTTCCTCAGTCTGGCTCAAAGTGAAGCTGAAAAGCTAAAGATCGAGAAAATATACAATCCTTTAGACACTGAAGAAATTTTAACTAAGGCTGAGAAACCTGTTCTCAACTACCATTTTGCTCCGGCCGTTCCTACATTTATTTCGGTGGGAACCGTATTTCCACAAAAAGGCTTCGACAGACTGCTGAAAGTACACAAAAGACTTCTTGACGAAGGTTTTAAACATAAAATTCTCATCATAGGTGACGGTTATGATTTTGAAAATATCAAAGCATTAAAATCAGAATTAGGGGTTGACAACACTGCTACCATGCTTGGATTTACAGATAATCCTTATCCTTACTTTAAACATTCAGATTTTTATATTTTAAGTTCAAGATACGAAGGTTTTCCTACGGTTCTCTTTGAAGCCATTACCCTGAAAAAGAAAATTATTGCTACAGAAGTTTCCGGCGTAAAAGAGATGCTAAATAATGGTGAAATCGGAATGATCGTTGAAAACTCAGAAGAAGGCATCTATTCCGGAATGAAAAAAGCATTTGAAAACCCGGAACAATTCAATAGCTATGCTGAACATTTAAAACATTATAAAATGTCTTTCAGTTTAGAAAACTCTGTACATTCTATTATGAAAATTATTGACGGTTTATAA
- a CDS encoding acyltransferase, producing the protein MIQNVYLKVCIAKGLKVGKNVRFVEVPEFGTEPFLIEIGDETTFSNNVRFVNHDGGQNALHFFEKYKDVRTFGRIKIGRQCLIGADTIIMPGVEMQDNCVLGAGSILTTSMPKGSVFAGVPAKFICTIEEYGDKLLVNNVMYPRELELVRPQLDAYIKEYLPHTYKPVK; encoded by the coding sequence ATGATACAGAACGTTTATCTGAAAGTCTGCATTGCGAAAGGATTAAAAGTAGGAAAAAACGTTCGTTTTGTAGAAGTTCCCGAATTCGGAACCGAGCCTTTCCTTATTGAAATCGGTGATGAAACTACGTTTTCCAACAATGTAAGGTTTGTGAATCATGACGGTGGGCAAAACGCGCTTCATTTTTTTGAAAAATATAAAGATGTAAGAACTTTCGGAAGAATAAAAATTGGCAGACAATGCCTTATTGGAGCAGATACCATCATCATGCCCGGTGTAGAAATGCAGGACAACTGTGTTTTAGGAGCGGGTTCCATTCTCACCACGTCCATGCCTAAAGGAAGCGTTTTTGCCGGTGTTCCTGCAAAATTCATCTGTACGATAGAAGAATATGGAGACAAATTACTGGTCAACAATGTAATGTATCCCCGGGAACTTGAATTGGTACGTCCGCAATTAGATGCCTACATCAAGGAATACCTTCCTCATACCTACAAACCCGTAAAATAA